The Plectropomus leopardus isolate mb chromosome 7, YSFRI_Pleo_2.0, whole genome shotgun sequence genome window below encodes:
- the LOC121945762 gene encoding C-type lectin domain family 4 member E-like: MSVALKCKSGEAGEDSVNLMASDGRSKYGWRSQVWWIEAAAVCVGLLLLILILGVVAHTSGAISHWDVKCENLIYSLTVDRDNLRNELDQLKIKSNNMTKDMEVLQSQYNAMAANRDKLQEEVTMLNQTLRSKESNKTGQTCHQGWKTFGGKCYFFSPSGVTKTWEASRKDCKERGADLVIITTKEELDFVSKTYAVTWIGLSDKEQENTWKWVDGTDLVGKFWQVGEPNNSDGNEDCAEVSRSAKKFNDVPCDRRFSWACEI; encoded by the exons ATGTCAGTGGCACTGAAATGTAAGTCTGGGGAGGCGGGGGAAGATAGTGTAAATCTGATGGCTTCTGATGGAAGATCAAAGTATGGATGGCGATCTCAAG tgtggtGGATtgaagctgctgcagtgtgtgtggggCTTCTTCTGCTGATTTTGATCTTAGGCGTGGTGGCACACA CTTCTGGTGCTATTAGTCACTGGGACGTGAAGTGTGAAAACCTGATCTATAGCCTGACTGTAGACAGAGACAATCTGAGAAATGAGCTTGACCAGTTGAAGATTAAATCcaacaacatgacaaaagaTATGGAGGTTCTTCAGAGCCAATACAATGCTATGGCTGCAAATCGAGATAAGCTTCAAGAGGAGGTCACCATGTTAAATCAAACACTCAGAAGCAAAGAATCGAACAAAACAG GTCAAACTTGCCACCAAGGATGGAAAACATTTGGAGGCAAGTGCTACTTTTTCTCTCCTAGTGGAGTGACTAAAACCTGGGAGGCCAGCAGAAAAGACTGTAAAGAGAGAGGAGCGGACCTAGTGATtataacaacaaaagaagagcTGGATTTTGTCAGCAAAACTTATGCAGTAACCTGGATCGGTTTGTCTGACAAGGAGCAGGAAAACACATGGAAGTGGGTGGATGGGACTGATCTGGTGGGCAAATTCTGGCAAGTTGGGGAACCCAATAACAGCGATGGAAATGAGGACTGTGCTGAGGTCTCGCGTTCAGCAAAGAAATTTAATGACGTGCCTTGTGACAGACGATTTTCATGGGCATGTGAGATTTAA